The DNA sequence CGATGGTATTGCCACCATATTGAGTATTAGTGCTGTAGACAATATCCTCCGCTAAGTCGATGAATATTCTACGCTTATCAAGATTCTTGCAAGTTTTCCTTTCATCTAATTCACCCTGGGAGTGAACGAATTTGAAGAAGCGGGCTTTGGCACCCTGCCTGACAAATTCAGCATAACCTGGTCTGTAAAGCAGGGATTCACTGTGAGCTACATAAGCGGAATCGGTCAACTGAACTGCTGGAAGAGAGAATTCGGAGTTGGTCGGTCCCAGGCAGAAGAAAAGGACGTAAAGCTCCTTTCCAGTCATAATCCCTTTGAGAACTTCATTGATATCTTTTAGACCGGCATCGCGGTCACGGGTTTCAATCGCCTCTCCCAGGTTCACTTCTTTTGGAACTAAAATCCCGGTATTCTTCTTATCTCTTCCCTGGTCATAGTAGTTGTCAAAATGAATCGTGTGACCTTTCATTGCGAGCTTGCTTTCTTCGCCATTTTTTAGGGATGTTTCGCGGATGTAGTTGATATCGGCTGGAGTATCCGCGCATACAAAAACCTTATCCGGATTACATAATTCGACATACTTCTGGATGAATTCGAAAAGCTCGGGATTATTTATCTTCAAAAGCTTTTCGTACCCATCACCACTCAACCTCTTATTCAGAACCCCGGTTGCTTTAGCACTCATTAATTGATCCTCCTGTTAAGTTTTATGTTTGGTAGAGCCGTGAATAATGATTTTCTATGGAACCACAGGGATTGGTTTCAAGCAAAAAGCCTGACCAGACCTATCCGGTCAGTTTCTCGAACTGGTCTTTTTCTGCCCCGCATTCCGGGCAGAGCCATTCTTCCGGCAATTGCTCAAATGATGTGCCGGGGCTGATGCCGTTATCCGGATCACCCAGAGCAGGGTCATAAATATAACCGCAGATTATGCATTGCCATTTGTCCATATTTTCCTCTATTTTTTGTAGTTCATCGGGTAGCTTGCGCAACCCGACCTACCTTTTCTATATTTGTAGTTGCCCAATTTATTGGGCTTATTTCTAACTTTTGCCTGATAAATCAGGCAACTACGATTTAAGATGGAAGGCTGAAGCCTTCCGCTACTGCTCAATGAATCGAGCAACTACTGTATCGTCGAGCTTGATAAATCAAGCAACTACGGGAATTAATCCTCCATAAAGCCTGAGGTGTCCAGGCTGAACCAGTAAAACCCGTCTTCGATCATCTGCAGCTCGGACATCAATATCTGATAATGCTTATCCTCCTCAGAAGCCAGGGATTCGTACATCTTTTTCCCCTGCTGGTCACTGGCCTGGGATGCAGCTCGCATATATGAATTATAGGCTTCTCTTTCCGCCTCTAAGGCAAGATGCAGAGCCTCTTTGGCTGACGCCTGGTCATTAATTGTTATTTTGATTTTTTTGATCTTCTGAGGGTCAAAGCTGAACTTCTGACCACCTGATTCCTTAAGGTATCTCTCCTCCAAAAGAGCCCGGTGTCTTTTCTCATCCAGGGATAAAAATCTGAATCTTTCCTGTCCACTCGGATTCTGAATGGTCTCACTCAAATTCTTATAGAAGTCAAAGGCTGACTGTTCATTGTAGATACCGATTCCCAGGGCATCTAATGCATTGACATCCACAGGGAGCTTTTCAGATACCTCTTGAAAATTCTTTTTCTCTTTCTTTTTCATCGGTCCTGCCTTTCCTTGGTACTATTTCATTCTGGCGATAACCAGAGTTAGCTCATCGGTCAGGGGTCTATCTCTGGTAAATTCCTTTATCGATTTCAAAACATCCTGGATGATCTGGTCAGGTTTAAGCTGGAAATTATCCTGAACGGTCCTTATAAGTCTTTTTTCCTCATAGAATTCTTCTTGAGGATTAAAAGGCTCCACTACTCCGTCAGTATACAAAATCAAAATGTCATCTGGTTCAACTGACATATAGCTGTCCCGATATTCCTTAGACTGGACCAATCCCATTACCAGATCGGTATCGAGCAGGACCTTTACCTCTTTTCCCTGGCTGGTGATGAGGATGGGAGGTGGATGGCCGGCTGAGGAATAAGTTATCTTTTTCTCCTCAGAGTTATAAATTGCGTAAAAAAGCTCCACGAAACTTTCGACGTCCTGACAGTCCTTCCAGATCTCTTTTCCCAGACGGGTAAGCATGGCAGCAGGGGAGAGGATAGACTGGTCTTTAGACCAGACATCTCTCAGGCTCTCAAATTTATCCCTGATTTTTGCTTTAAGAGTGGTCTGTTCCAGTCCATGCCCCATTATGTCATAAAGCAAAAAGGACAGGTGATCGATGTTTTTATCCGGATCAGGGGTAATCAGGGTTTCAAAATAATCTCCGCCCAAAAATTCTGTGGGCAAAGAGACGCTGGCGATTTCAATTTCAGGGATAGTTCTTACTTTTCTGAAAGGAATCACATCCGGGATAAAATAGGAGACCTCTTCTTTTTTCAGATAGACCCTTCCGGATTCCCCTTTGTGGAGCATCCGCTTGACGGTCCTATATTCCTGAGTCAGGATATCCCGATGTTTTTTCTCCTCCCGTGCCAATTGCAGAAGAAGAGATTTGGTCTCCGGGAAAGGGGAGCTTTCGCTGGATTTATAATAAAAATCATAGGCGCTTATCTCCCTTTGAATGGCACCTATCAAAATATCTAAGATTATATCTTTTTTCTCAGGCATAAATTTAATTTTCCGTCAAAACTCTCTGGTCGTATTCGGTCTCCAGTTTAAGTTTATGTTTTGATTCCTCCTGGGATAGAACCAGAAATATCTTCTTCAGCTCCGGCTCTTCTGCTCCTCTGGATAAATCCTGGTATAATCTGACAGAATTCTCCTCCCGTTTGATCGCCAGGAGCAGAGCCTCCTGATAACTCATCTCCGGACAGTAGTCTTCATCCTGAATATAGTCACCTATTTTCAGGTCCGGCACCTTTTTCAAGCGGTAACGGGTGACATCCTCTTTTTTCAGATTTTCTAAATTTTTTTTGTGCTTCTGCTCTTCAACCTGCAGATCTTTGAACATCTGCCTTGCCCCTTCACTGCTGGCTAAGTTAGCGTAAGTTCCATAAAGGGTAGCAGCTTCAACCTCTTTTCTTATGGCGAAGAGGATGATTTCTTCAAAAGCTTTCTGGTCCATATTTTCCTCACTTAAAATAAATCAACAAAAACTCCATCTGGATCTAACAGTTTTTTTATTCTACGATTGAGATTAACTTTGGAATTGTTTCCTTCCTTTCTTTCAGGGAAGGAGGGGCTTAAGAATTTCAAATCCTCAAACTCTTTTTTTCGGTTCAGTGGAAATACTCTTAAAGAGACAGAAGTAATTATCCCCAGAGTCCCCCAGGAACCGACCAGGAGTCTGGTGGTATCGTATCCGGTAACGCTCTTGAAAACCTCAACTCCGGTCTTTAAAATCTCTCCTGAGGAGTTCACTATCTCTAAAGCCAGGACCAGCTCTTTGGTGTGAACTTCTTTGCCAGAAACGTTTCCTGAAAGTCCCACAGCTACGGAACCCCCTACAGATTCAGTGGAGTTGTCCAGAGATAAGGGGTAAAAAAGATTATGCGGCGAAAGATGAGAATTCAGCTCCTTCAGATCCAGACCAGGCTCAACTACCACATAAAGGTCCTGCGGAACGATCTTTTTTATCCGGGAAAACCGGCTCATTTTCAGAAAGAGGGTCTCGCTCTCTGAAAATTTGGAAAGGTCGGTCCTGGACTCATTTCCAAGTGGCAGGATTTTGAATTTTTCCTGTGAAGCCAGCTTGA is a window from the Candidatus Zixiibacteriota bacterium genome containing:
- a CDS encoding ferritin family protein yields the protein MKKKEKKNFQEVSEKLPVDVNALDALGIGIYNEQSAFDFYKNLSETIQNPSGQERFRFLSLDEKRHRALLEERYLKESGGQKFSFDPQKIKKIKITINDQASAKEALHLALEAEREAYNSYMRAASQASDQQGKKMYESLASEEDKHYQILMSELQMIEDGFYWFSLDTSGFMED
- a CDS encoding ferritin family protein; translated protein: MDQKAFEEIILFAIRKEVEAATLYGTYANLASSEGARQMFKDLQVEEQKHKKNLENLKKEDVTRYRLKKVPDLKIGDYIQDEDYCPEMSYQEALLLAIKREENSVRLYQDLSRGAEEPELKKIFLVLSQEESKHKLKLETEYDQRVLTEN
- a CDS encoding rubredoxin gives rise to the protein MDKWQCIICGYIYDPALGDPDNGISPGTSFEQLPEEWLCPECGAEKDQFEKLTG
- a CDS encoding SpoIIE family protein phosphatase is translated as MPEKKDIILDILIGAIQREISAYDFYYKSSESSPFPETKSLLLQLAREEKKHRDILTQEYRTVKRMLHKGESGRVYLKKEEVSYFIPDVIPFRKVRTIPEIEIASVSLPTEFLGGDYFETLITPDPDKNIDHLSFLLYDIMGHGLEQTTLKAKIRDKFESLRDVWSKDQSILSPAAMLTRLGKEIWKDCQDVESFVELFYAIYNSEEKKITYSSAGHPPPILITSQGKEVKVLLDTDLVMGLVQSKEYRDSYMSVEPDDILILYTDGVVEPFNPQEEFYEEKRLIRTVQDNFQLKPDQIIQDVLKSIKEFTRDRPLTDELTLVIARMK
- a CDS encoding FAD-binding oxidoreductase, with the protein product MLKDKTIEAIKRILGNQAVRAEGSKTYAQPEQAGSIPELVKLASQEKFKILPLGNESRTDLSKFSESETLFLKMSRFSRIKKIVPQDLYVVVEPGLDLKELNSHLSPHNLFYPLSLDNSTESVGGSVAVGLSGNVSGKEVHTKELVLALEIVNSSGEILKTGVEVFKSVTGYDTTRLLVGSWGTLGIITSVSLRVFPLNRKKEFEDLKFLSPSFPERKEGNNSKVNLNRRIKKLLDPDGVFVDLF